A region of Pseudomonas marginalis DNA encodes the following proteins:
- the ptrR gene encoding putrescine utilization regulator PtrR translates to MDLVQLEIFKAVAEQGSISAAAQLIHRVPSNLTTRIKQLEQDLGVELFIREKSRLRLSPAGWNFLGYARRILDLVQEARATVAGEEPQGAFALGSLESTAAVRIPALLAAYNQKHTKVELDLSTGPSGTMIEGVLSGRLAAAFVDGPVLHATLEGVAVFEEEMVVIAPLHHGPITRGQDVNGESIYTFRSNCSYRHHFERWFAQDGAVPGRIFEMESYHGMLACVSAGAGLALMPRSMLESMPGFTTVSVWPLTDSFRTLHTWLIWRRGTVSQSLNSFVKLLEEQGLTLA, encoded by the coding sequence TTGGATCTGGTGCAGCTGGAAATCTTCAAGGCCGTTGCCGAGCAAGGCAGCATCAGCGCCGCCGCGCAGTTGATTCATCGGGTGCCGTCGAACCTGACCACGCGCATCAAGCAACTGGAGCAGGATTTGGGCGTGGAGTTGTTTATCCGCGAGAAGAGTCGCCTGCGCCTGTCGCCCGCCGGATGGAATTTCCTCGGCTATGCGCGACGTATTCTCGACCTGGTGCAGGAAGCCCGCGCGACGGTGGCGGGGGAGGAACCCCAGGGCGCGTTTGCTCTCGGCTCCCTGGAAAGCACGGCGGCGGTGCGCATCCCGGCGCTGCTCGCGGCCTACAACCAGAAGCACACCAAGGTCGAATTGGACCTGAGCACCGGGCCTTCAGGCACGATGATCGAGGGCGTGTTGTCGGGACGGCTGGCGGCGGCGTTCGTCGATGGGCCGGTATTGCATGCCACCCTGGAAGGCGTGGCGGTGTTCGAGGAGGAGATGGTGGTGATTGCGCCGTTGCACCACGGGCCGATCACGCGAGGGCAGGATGTGAACGGGGAGAGCATCTACACCTTTCGCTCCAACTGTTCCTACCGGCACCATTTCGAGCGCTGGTTCGCACAGGACGGCGCGGTGCCGGGGAGGATCTTCGAGATGGAGTCCTACCACGGCATGCTCGCCTGCGTCAGCGCCGGGGCCGGCCTGGCGCTGATGCCACGCAGCATGCTGGAAAGCATGCCGGGGTTTACCACGGTGAGCGTGTGGCCGCTGACGGACAGTTTTCGCACCCTGCATACCTGGCTGATCTGGCGCCGTGGGACGGTGTCGCAGAGTTTGAACAGTTTTGTGAAGTTGCTGGAGGAACAAGGCTTGACGCTGGCGTAG
- a CDS encoding aldehyde dehydrogenase family protein, whose translation MNAISHQTHALSINPATGETVGSYPYETASQLDAALDRATAAFRTWRRQPVSQRAELLLALAGALRDQAEEMAQMITLEMGKPITQARAEIEKCAQLSEWYAAHGPAMLAPEPTLVDNGSAHIEYRPLGPILAVMPWNFPVWQVLRGAVPTLLAGNTYVLKHAPNVMGSAYMMKAALQKAGFAEGLFEVINVTQDGVSTAIADPRIAAVTLTGSVRAGMAIGSQAGAALKKCVLELGGSDPFIVLNDADLDAAVQAAVIGRFQNSGQVCAAAKRLIIEAGVVDAFTAKFVEASRALVMGDPTSASTYVGPMARFDLRDELHGQVQATLEEGATLLLGGHKVAGVANYYEPTVLADVTDQMTSFKQELFGPVASIITARDADHAVALANDSEFGLTASLFTTDPAKARDIANQLETGGIFINAFSVSDPRVAFGGVKKSGFGRELSHFGLREFCNAQTVWLDRK comes from the coding sequence ATGAACGCTATTTCTCACCAGACCCACGCCCTGTCGATCAACCCCGCCACCGGCGAAACAGTCGGCAGCTACCCCTACGAAACCGCGTCGCAACTGGACGCCGCCCTCGACCGTGCCACCGCCGCCTTCCGCACCTGGCGCCGCCAGCCGGTCAGCCAGCGTGCCGAATTGCTGCTGGCCCTGGCCGGCGCCCTGCGCGATCAAGCCGAAGAAATGGCGCAGATGATCACCCTGGAAATGGGCAAGCCCATCACCCAGGCCCGCGCCGAAATCGAAAAATGCGCCCAGCTCAGCGAGTGGTATGCCGCCCACGGCCCGGCCATGCTAGCCCCGGAACCCACCCTGGTGGACAACGGCAGCGCCCACATCGAATACCGCCCGCTGGGCCCGATCCTCGCCGTGATGCCGTGGAACTTCCCGGTATGGCAAGTGCTGCGTGGCGCCGTGCCGACCCTGCTCGCCGGCAATACCTACGTGCTCAAACACGCGCCGAACGTGATGGGCAGCGCGTACATGATGAAAGCGGCGTTGCAGAAGGCCGGATTCGCTGAAGGCCTGTTCGAAGTGATCAACGTGACCCAGGACGGCGTATCCACCGCCATCGCCGACCCGCGCATCGCCGCCGTCACCCTCACCGGCAGCGTACGCGCCGGCATGGCCATCGGCTCCCAGGCCGGCGCTGCGCTGAAGAAGTGCGTGCTGGAACTGGGCGGCTCCGACCCGTTCATCGTGCTCAACGACGCCGACCTCGACGCCGCCGTGCAGGCCGCCGTCATCGGCCGCTTCCAGAACAGCGGCCAGGTCTGCGCCGCCGCCAAGCGCCTGATCATCGAAGCCGGCGTGGTGGACGCCTTCACCGCCAAGTTCGTCGAAGCCAGCCGCGCGCTGGTGATGGGCGACCCGACCTCGGCCAGCACCTACGTCGGCCCGATGGCGCGCTTCGACCTGCGCGACGAGTTGCACGGCCAGGTCCAGGCCACCCTGGAAGAAGGCGCCACCCTGCTGCTGGGCGGCCACAAAGTTGCCGGTGTCGCCAACTACTATGAGCCGACCGTACTGGCCGACGTCACCGACCAGATGACCTCGTTCAAGCAGGAACTGTTTGGCCCCGTGGCGTCGATCATCACCGCCCGCGATGCCGACCACGCCGTGGCCCTGGCCAATGACAGCGAGTTCGGCCTCACCGCCAGCCTCTTCACCACCGACCCGGCCAAGGCCCGCGACATCGCCAACCAGCTGGAAACCGGCGGGATCTTCATCAATGCGTTCAGCGTGTCCGACCCTCGGGTGGCGTTTGGCGGCGTGAAGAAGAGCGGGTTCGGGCGCGAGTTGTCGCATTTTGGCCTACGCGAATTCTGCAATGCGCAGACCGTATGGCTGGATCGCAAGTAG